The nucleotide window AACAGCCCGGTCAGCAGCTCCGGCGTGGCGGCGTTGATGTCGATCTTGCCGCGCTCGTCCTGCAGGGCCAGGCGCATGGCGATGCCGCCCATCTCCAGTTCATGGAAGCCGCCATCGGCCAGCCAGGGCTGCTGCTCCTGGGGCTGGACCAGGTTGAGCATGGCCAGGCGCACCGCCCCTTCCGCCAGGGCCTGGCCGCGGATGGCCCTGTCCAGGTTGTAGGTGAGGCGGCCCTCGACGCGGCTGTTCACCGACAGGGTGGCGGCCATCAGGGTCAGCAGCGCCAGCAGCCACAGCACCGAGACCAGGGCGATACCCCTAGAAGGCTTCGCGGATGGCATAGGCCTGGATCCTGGGTTGGATGACGAGATCGGGCCAGAAACGCTGCTGGCCGTCGGTCACGGTGAAGTGGAACCGGATCAGCGCCGGTAGGCGGTTGCTTTCCTCCCAGGCCCGGACCCAGTCGCCCTGGCCTTCTTCGACCCGGTAATAGCCGAGCTGGATGCCAAGGACCCGGTCGTCGGCCAGCTGGTGGCTGTCCCCGTCCTCCTGCAGCAGCGCCTCCAGGGTCTGCCAATCCTCGATGTACTGCTCGTCCAGCTCGCCTTCCTGCGCCGCCCCCGTCATCACCTGCAGGGACAGCCTGGGCCCGTCGTCGCCGTCGACCATGGCCAGCCGGTACCAGGCCAGCTGGCCGCCGTCGCCGCCAAGCTGGCGGGGCAGCTCGGCCAGGAACAGCAGCTGGCCGTCGTCGCCCTTGAGGCCCATCAGGCTGTTGCCGGCCTGATCTTCCAAGGGCTCGTCGCTGATGCCGGCCAGCAGCTGGCGCAGGAACTGCTGGGTGAGCGTGGCCTCCTGGATGCGATCACCCTGGTCGCCGGCCTTGTCCCAGCTCTGGGTCGCCACCCGCAGCCCGCCGAACATCAGCACCGCCAGCAGGCTGGCCAGCACCAGGGCGATGAGCAGCTCCATCAGGGTGAAGCCCTTCATGGCCGCCTGCCCAGCATCAGGGTGGTCAGGCTGAGCTGCTCTGCCTCGCCTTGCCCCCAGGACACGGTAACCGTGACCTCGAAGGGGATCAGCTCGATGTCCGGTGAGTTGAACTCGTCCGGCAGCCGGTAGCGCTCGATGCGGCTCTGCCAGCCATAGCCGTTGTCGAACTCGCCCCTGTCGCTGCCGCTGGCAATGTCGGCATCTCCGGTGACTTCCGCCAGCTTGGACTGGGCCAGATTCAGGGCCAACTGGCGGCTGTGGGCACTGTGGTAGCCGCGGGAGGATTGGGAGAACAGCCGCAGCAGCACCCCCAGGGCCAGGGACAGGATCAGGAAGGCCACCAGCACCTCCAGCAGCGAAAAGCCCTGTTGCCTAGCCATGGACGCTTATCCTGCCGGTCAGCCAGTTCAGCTGGATTTCGTAGCGCTGGTCGCCGCTGCTGAGACTGAGGCCGCTGCCGGCGGCGGTGCCGTCCGGGTAGAAGATCAGGCCGGTCTTTTGCTCTTCCTCGTCGGCCAGGTCGAGCTGGATGCCCTCGGGCAGGGCATGGTGGGGCTGCCGGTTCACCCAGATCAGGTGCTGGTCCGGATCCCATTCCAGGCGCTGGGGCTCACCCGTGGCGATGGCGCGGCTGCGCAGGTGGCGGAGCAGGGCGGCGGTCTTCTGGGTTTCGGCCTTGAGGGTCAGGCCGGGCAGCAGCGCCGAGAAACGCGGCGCCGCCACGCTCAGGGCCAGCATGGCAATCACCAGCACCAGCAGCAGCTCCAGCAGGGTGAAGCCGCGCTGCCTATTGCCAGCTGCCGCCCTATTGGCCGTCTCCCTCGCCGCCCAGGCGGTGTTGGGCAGTGGCTCGCCGTGGCGAGACGGGTTATTGCCAGCTGCCGCCCTATTGGCCGTCTCCCTAGCCGCCCAGGCGCTGTTGGGCAGTGGCTCACAGTGACGAGACGGGTTATTGCCAGCTGCCCACATCCTGATTCTCTCCCTCACCGCCCTGGCTGTTGTCGGCACCCAGGGAATAG belongs to Gallaecimonas sp. GXIMD4217 and includes:
- a CDS encoding type II secretion system protein, encoding MARQQGFSLLEVLVAFLILSLALGVLLRLFSQSSRGYHSAHSRQLALNLAQSKLAEVTGDADIASGSDRGEFDNGYGWQSRIERYRLPDEFNSPDIELIPFEVTVTVSWGQGEAEQLSLTTLMLGRRP
- a CDS encoding prepilin-type N-terminal cleavage/methylation domain-containing protein, producing MKGFTLMELLIALVLASLLAVLMFGGLRVATQSWDKAGDQGDRIQEATLTQQFLRQLLAGISDEPLEDQAGNSLMGLKGDDGQLLFLAELPRQLGGDGGQLAWYRLAMVDGDDGPRLSLQVMTGAAQEGELDEQYIEDWQTLEALLQEDGDSHQLADDRVLGIQLGYYRVEEGQGDWVRAWEESNRLPALIRFHFTVTDGQQRFWPDLVIQPRIQAYAIREAF
- a CDS encoding GspH/FimT family pseudopilin; this translates as MLVIAMLALSVAAPRFSALLPGLTLKAETQKTAALLRHLRSRAIATGEPQRLEWDPDQHLIWVNRQPHHALPEGIQLDLADEEEQKTGLIFYPDGTAAGSGLSLSSGDQRYEIQLNWLTGRISVHG